CAATTTATTGGTAATTTAAAAATTCATTTGTGGTAGGCAACCCACGGAACAAGACTGCCCTCAAGCCTGGTCGCAGCCTTATGGACTGGGTGAAGCTGGGCCACTCAGGGGCTGACCTCGCTGGCACCAAGGGCACGCTGCTCGACGTTACGCCGCAGGAGCTTGCCAAACACAGCAAGAGGAATGACGCGTGGATGGCACTCAAAGGTCAGTGGTCACCTGGCCGTGTGCACATGGAAGACAGCTAAAGGTCGGCTCCATCTTTAGGTCACATGCATAGGTCACCAGGCCAAGGCTGAGGGTGACACTTGCATGCAGACAAATGGAAAAATATCATGATTGTGCTTCCATGGTTGTCGTGCAAAGATCAAGCAGAGGAGTGTTTGGATCAGCAAGTAATGTCAGCGTGGAGAGTTTTAACAGATCTTGTTTCCTGTGTTTTGTTTGTACACAATATGCACTCTGATTCCTTATTTATGTGATCATGATAACAATTTCTGTAATAATCATGATGATGTCTTTTGTACTAATTGAAACATTGGTTTATAAAACATGGCGTGTCTCATCGCATCACAGGAAATGAccatcttttcatctcatcttcccCAATTGATGACTCAGCACATCATTCCCCATCAGTGAGTGAGGTGTGAATATtccatgtgtgtatgtatggatgtgCCTTACCAGTGCACTTCCACCCCAGCCAATATATATACACCATCCTTGCCCTCCATGTCATGCCTCTGTGCCCTTGCCAGGCAAGGTGTACAACGTGACGCCCTATATGGAGTTCCATCCTGGCGGTGAGGAAGAGTTGATGCGTGGTGCTGGACAGGACGCCACACACCTCTTCAATGAGGtgggtaacagcagcagcatgacttccattatcattattactctaTGTAACATCACTACAACATATGGGGCTACATTATCTTAATAAAAATAGACTATAAATGTAATATGAACTGTAGTACTTGAGTATCTAGTGAAAATGAGCCATAATATTATGCTCaattctctccactctctctcttagtgttgtTGCTGTACACCTCTGTGTCCTCTCTCCTTCAGGTGCACAAGTGGGTCAACTTTGAGGGTATGCTGCAGAAGTGCCTGGTGGGGACGGTTGGTGGAGAGCCGTCCTTTCTTCCTCAagccctccttcctgcctctggGTCGCAGCTCATCCAAGACACATAGTAAGTCCTTCCCTTATGTCATCActcaaacacagacacacacacgcacctcacATTCATTTGCCAGTGTTGTATTGTGACTTGTAGATAGAAAATTTCATGTTATTCAATGAAATAGCCCTCATTTCCATCCATCTACACTGAGTTTCTCATGTTGCAGCTTCCTCGCTTTAAGGCAGCATTCTTGATACCTTTTCAGATGCCACAGAACAGAAAAATTCCTTATCAGTGCCCAACACAAATGCCCAGACAGTGTCCAGTGCCAGATCTCCACTGGTGTCCCccactcaccccatcacccttaCCTAGCCCCAAGTATGATTGGTTCCAGACCCACACAGTGATCAACCTGGCTGTGTACACCCGCTGGAAACACATGACCAGGGAGCGTGTTGTGGTGCTCAAGCGGGAGGCGGTGAGTGCTGTGGCAGGTCTCACTGAGGCTTCTCTTCAGCATCTTGTGGAATTGTTCTTGTCTTTGTTGCCATTAGGAATTTTGTTGTAAttcaaaatgatgatgaaggcaAATTTTCTGTGGGTGAAcatgtgtttatttgtctttataGCCTTTAGGAATTTTTACTATCCTGTGAAATGATGAGGAAGGCTTGTTTTCTATGTGGGTGAATATGTTGAATAAGTTTGTGATAGGGGACAGCTCAGGGAGACATTTTTGAGTTAATTAAATCAGTTTAAATTCAGATTCATGACTATCCAAACTGCtttaaataattattttctatGAGTGCTACTTGTttgatatttcttgttttctaccAAATatcaaataggaaaaaaaaagacccataAAATTACTATACTCTTCCTTTATCATTGACATTGCCATTCACCTTCATATTCTACACTTCATCATGTTTGTTTAGAGTGCCATCATTTTCAATAGCCACTAAAAACTTACTTTTATGGTTTATATGAACCTTTTGTGTGGTTTTTAAAGTATGGATGATAGACAAAATATTTCCATCATGCTGTTACATTCTGAGTGGCAACCTGACAGTACATGTGAGTACCCTGTGTGAACACTCTGTTGGAGGTATTTGTGATATGTAGGAGTGTAGGGATCAGGAGCTGTTTCAAGTGGCTGAGAAGTGACCTTATCTACTGCAGGTGGTGAAGGTAGTGTGCTACATTCAGGACATGGTGTATGTGGTGCACCTGGAGCTGGATAAGGCTGTGTCCCATGAGTTTGAGGTGCGGGTAGGTGGCAGTGTCGGGAAGGTGGACATCCTCCTCCAGAAACAAGAGACAGGAGTGCGGTGGAGTCGAGTGGGCAAGACGCTACCTGGCCACGGAGAACACCTCAAAGGCAAAGACATGGAGGTGAGGCTGCTGTCACTGCATCTTGGTATCACAAAGCCCTGGGCAGGATGAACTCAGTCTTACCTTATTCAGATATGCTCAGGAAGGAGACCACTGTCTGCCTGAGATGGAAAGCTCATGATGCAGCTATCTCAAGAGTGGAGCATTGATGTGTTTGTTGATGGCAAGATTGAAATGGCAACTtgaaaatgtgtttgtgttagtgCACTGAAGACTCATCACTGTAATTATAATTTTATAGGTATATCTTAGTACAAGTGTATCTATTTTCGAGTCCAATGTAAGTCGTTAATTGAGCATCATTAGTGAGTAAACTGATATGAAATAAGGAATAGATTTTACCAAGGATAAATTGAGGAACTATACTTATTGAAAGATTATCTTAATGTTGATAGTAGACAGGTAAATAACTTGCTTCTCCAGATTGAGTATGTAGAGTGCACTCTGGTGAGGCGGGAAGCCATCACCCACAATACTTCCCTGCTGGTGCTACAGGTGCCAGAACAAACCCACCTGCCTGTGCCTGTTGGGTATCATGTGTACCTCAGGAGTCCCAGcaaaggtgtgtgtgggtgcttCTTGTGTCTTGGCTAAGTTATGTgctaacaaaggaaaataaatcttCATTTGCAGACCATATAGACtcatatgaacataagaaaatactaGGGAAATCTACAAGAAACTATCAGGCCtatacatggcagtccctgtataaaacatacctttCTATATCTGGTTGCTATTccaatccataaatttgttttatctttttaaaattCTTGACTAAACAttgacaacctgattactgagtctgtttcattcatctgccactttgagaaccaatttcctcCAGTGTCTTTCTTAAACCTTACTTTATCAAACCTGAACCTATTATTTtgtgtcctatcctgattaatGACCATGAGGATTTTGTTCATGTTGCCTTTTAAACTACTTGAATATTTACCTCTATCAGATACCACTGTGGCACTGATGACATTATGCTGTCATGAGCAGAGGCCTGCGTTTGCCCCAGTGATTCATTATTGACATCATCATAAGTGAGAAAAGTTCCTTCAGTATTTTGCACTCATCcacctgtttctccttcctccccagaGATTGTGAAGCCTTACACTCCTGTGGCCTCAGCTCTGTCCCTGAACAGCCAGGAGGAGCCAGGCCGCCACATTCACCTTTTCATCAAGGCAGgttccctcactccttctcttgttcttatttttctcggTGTTTGATTCTGTTACGCCATTTAGTAATTTACATTTTAGTTGGTTAAATAACTAGTGGAAAAGCCAGGTCCAATAAGCCAAAGCTTCCACTAAACCTGAGACAAAACAAGAAGTTACAGAACACAGCAGCGGAAACGTGCCGGCCAATCGTACAGAGTTACATACATAGTAAGAAACATACTACAATCCATCTGAAATGCATGTTAgaataaaatacatagaaattaaatatatacaaacagtaaacaaagattttttttatatataagggctactggcaaagggcaacaaaagctTTGATTAAGAAAAGGCCAAGAAAAGGCAGTGAGTTGTGAGCAGAGGactttcatagttttttttttttttttaattctacaGTACTGTTAATTTTGCATGTGCAGAAGCAGGTATGTTTAAAGGTAGTAGTTGTACATTactggtagtggttgtggtggcagtATGTAGTAGTacatactagtagtagtagtagtatattgtAGTTGTAATGATAGTgtaaattgtagtagtagtaatagtagtagtagtagtagtagtagtagtagtagtagtagtagtagtagttgttgttgtgatcgtggtggtggtggtagaagtagtggtggcagtattagtgttgttgtagttgtggtgttggtgtggtaGTGATAGGTGCAGTAATTATCATCATAGCACCAGTAGTGGCAGCATTAGCAGTAATATTGGTAAGAGTAACTGTAGGAGTAACAATAGAAGGATTAAAGTTAACATGATCTTGTCAGTATTGAGGGATTCTTGCCACTTTcatgcaggagggaaggagtgtctCATCATGTCTCTGGCCTAGCACAGCACAGGCAGAGTTAAAGAAAGAGGATAGAGTGATGCATTCAAATGATATGTGTCTTATAGTCTGAAAacttcttctctgtctctgtaaTTGTAatggaaaactctctctctctctctctctctctctctctctctctctctctctctctctctctctctctctctctctctctctctctctctctctctctctctctctctctctctctctctctctcaagtggttATGCATATCCGACACTTTATTAAGTTATTGGTAACAAGCATGTATTTTTACTAATTTATAAacatgttttgtgttgtttaatAGTACAATGAAGCTTATTTACAAACACTTTCTCTTGTAACTGACAGGTGTACAGTGATGGAGCTCTGACCCCTATCCTGGATGCACTTCCTGTGAGCTCCACCATAGAAGTGAGTCTACCACAGGGAACCTTCTCTCATGACCAGCTGacagctgccaccaccaccgcctcccatCTAGTCCTCCTGGCAGCGGGCACGGGCCTCACTCCCATGGTCAAGCTGATGCTGCCTGCCCTCAGGAATAAAAAGTGAGTCTGATGCTTCTCCCATGAAGGTTTGATTGAGTGTCAGGTAAGAATTTCAAGGCAGGTGAGAACTTTGGTTGAATGGAGAGGAATTTCAAGGCATTTCATAGGGTGCTGTAAGAATGTTAAGGTGAAACtgacttgtttctctctctcctctctctctctctctccctctctctctctctctctctctctctctctctctctctctctctctctctctctctctctctctctctctctctctctctctctctctctctctctctctctctctcatcagattGATTTCtagattttactttttctcagATGCTGTTCCTCATGCTTAGGAAGTAACCAGATGTGATATAAAACTCTGTATATTTATTATATGCAGGACAGAGACAGCCTGACAGTATTTA
This genomic interval from Scylla paramamosain isolate STU-SP2022 chromosome 7, ASM3559412v1, whole genome shotgun sequence contains the following:
- the LOC135101810 gene encoding cytochrome b5 reductase 4-like; this encodes MGSTLGCSRDAGSTISVQPAPAAPASSEELAPEGNPRNKTALKPGRSLMDWVKLGHSGADLAGTKGTLLDVTPQELAKHSKRNDAWMALKGKVYNVTPYMEFHPGGEEELMRGAGQDATHLFNEVHKWVNFEGMLQKCLVGTVGGEPSFLPQALLPASGSQLIQDTYVMPQNRKIPYQCPTQMPRQCPVPDLHWCPPLTPSPLPSPKYDWFQTHTVINLAVYTRWKHMTRERVVVLKREAVVKVVCYIQDMVYVVHLELDKAVSHEFEVRVGGSVGKVDILLQKQETGVRWSRVGKTLPGHGEHLKGKDMEIEYVECTLVRREAITHNTSLLVLQVPEQTHLPVPVGYHVYLRSPSKEIVKPYTPVASALSLNSQEEPGRHIHLFIKVYSDGALTPILDALPVSSTIEVSLPQGTFSHDQLTAATTTASHLVLLAAGTGLTPMVKLMLPALRNKKNVRLLLFNKTESDIPWKQEFENLVEESSSLLKVSHVLSEGSSSWTGLRGRIDKTLLEKLLPENSQQQTTYLCLCGPTEFTKLGISLLGDLGYSSDACHAFLG